In Hydrogenovibrio marinus, a single genomic region encodes these proteins:
- a CDS encoding cupin domain-containing protein: MNELYCLNMDFDKQVYKLGNQLDWVTSPSDGVSRVHLEREDAESGHTTSFVRFAPGASFSPHTHPLGEEIYVMDGVFSDENGDYPAGTYLRNPPGSQHKPFTKEGCTLFVKLDQFQPGDTQQVVIRPENQQWQPGIGNLEVLPLHQFKTESTALVFWPAGEVFQPHTHWGGEEIVVLSGTFIDETGHYPGGSWIRNPDQSRHHPYVEEDTLILVKVGHLLHLTD, encoded by the coding sequence ATGAATGAACTTTATTGTCTGAATATGGATTTTGACAAACAGGTCTATAAACTGGGTAATCAGTTGGATTGGGTGACCAGCCCATCGGATGGTGTTTCCCGTGTTCATTTAGAAAGAGAAGATGCGGAGTCAGGACACACAACCAGCTTTGTTCGCTTTGCACCTGGCGCCTCTTTTTCGCCTCACACGCATCCACTGGGTGAAGAAATCTATGTCATGGATGGGGTGTTTTCTGACGAAAATGGTGACTACCCTGCGGGGACTTATCTGCGAAACCCTCCGGGTTCCCAACACAAGCCTTTTACAAAAGAAGGCTGCACGCTTTTCGTAAAGCTTGACCAGTTTCAACCAGGTGATACCCAGCAAGTCGTCATTCGCCCTGAAAACCAACAATGGCAGCCAGGCATCGGCAATCTAGAAGTTCTCCCTTTGCATCAATTCAAAACAGAGTCCACGGCATTAGTGTTTTGGCCAGCTGGGGAGGTTTTTCAACCCCATACGCATTGGGGTGGAGAAGAAATTGTTGTGCTATCGGGCACTTTTATAGATGAAACAGGTCATTATCCTGGCGGTAGCTGGATAAGAAATCCCGACCAGAGTCGCCACCATCCTTATGTTGAAGAAGATACGCTTATCTTGGTGAAAGTTGGGCATCTTCTTCATTTAACAGATTAA
- a CDS encoding ABC transporter permease yields MNQNRKQNFLRMMMRVRGLVTKEFRQILRDPSSISIAFVMPVVLLLLFGYGVSLDAKHIKMGVVQQSPSVESADFASHFYRSQYFDASHYDDVPSAKEAMHQGAIQAVVILKSSFTQDFYSQPTAPVQLLVNGVNSNTANLINGYVQAAWQVWLSDYALKHGSTLTQPVQQLTRIWFNSEVNSSYFLVPGLIAIVMTLIGALLTALVVAREWERGTMEALLVTPVSIYEILFSKVFPYFVLGMGGMLLSLLMALYLFHVPLRGSLWVLLLSSALFLWVALSMGILISTVGRTQFVAGQIAILVTFLPAFLLSGFIFDLHSTPLVIQMISHIVPAHYFVALLQSEFLAGDIFWIILPNLLALLVMGVVLTLVVLKKSHKRLD; encoded by the coding sequence ATGAACCAGAATCGGAAGCAAAACTTTCTGCGCATGATGATGCGTGTCAGAGGTTTGGTGACCAAGGAGTTTCGCCAAATTCTTCGTGACCCAAGCAGTATCAGTATCGCGTTTGTTATGCCGGTCGTTCTGTTGCTACTGTTCGGCTATGGCGTTTCCTTAGACGCGAAACATATCAAAATGGGCGTTGTGCAACAGTCACCTTCGGTGGAGTCAGCGGATTTCGCCAGTCATTTTTATCGCTCTCAATATTTTGATGCTTCTCATTATGACGATGTACCTTCGGCAAAAGAGGCCATGCATCAAGGAGCCATTCAAGCAGTGGTGATTCTGAAATCTAGCTTCACTCAGGACTTCTATTCACAACCTACTGCCCCCGTGCAATTGCTGGTGAATGGCGTCAACTCCAATACCGCCAATCTAATTAATGGTTATGTTCAGGCAGCATGGCAGGTGTGGCTTTCGGATTATGCGCTCAAACATGGCTCGACACTCACGCAGCCGGTGCAGCAGTTGACTCGAATTTGGTTCAACAGTGAGGTCAACAGTAGTTATTTCCTTGTACCGGGGTTGATTGCCATTGTCATGACGTTGATTGGCGCATTGCTTACCGCGCTGGTGGTGGCACGAGAATGGGAGCGTGGGACGATGGAAGCCCTGTTGGTCACGCCTGTCAGTATTTATGAAATATTGTTCAGTAAGGTATTTCCTTATTTTGTTTTAGGTATGGGTGGTATGTTGCTGAGCTTACTGATGGCGCTTTATTTATTCCATGTACCGCTTAGAGGATCTTTGTGGGTTCTTCTGTTGAGTTCCGCGCTTTTTCTTTGGGTAGCGTTGTCGATGGGAATCCTTATTTCAACGGTGGGTCGCACTCAGTTCGTTGCGGGGCAAATTGCTATTTTGGTAACGTTTCTACCCGCGTTTCTGTTGTCCGGTTTTATTTTCGATTTGCACAGTACGCCATTGGTGATTCAGATGATTTCGCATATTGTGCCAGCGCATTATTTTGTGGCGTTATTGCAGAGCGAGTTTTTGGCCGGTGATATTTTCTGGATTATCTTGCCGAATCTGTTGGCATTACTGGTGATGGGCGTTGTTTTGACACTGGTTGTGTTGAAAAAATCCCATAAGCGTCTGGATTAG
- a CDS encoding YbhB/YbcL family Raf kinase inhibitor-like protein, which yields MKSPLFKLLVATLFITFSGKLFATGMTLTSAEVKPAATISTKQVFNSFGCTGKNISPSLKWSGEPKGTESFALMVYDPDAPTGSGWWHWVVFNIPKTVHQLPLNAGNPAMHLMPKGVIQSRTDFGSTGYGGPCPPKGDKPHRYQFTVYALKVKSLPLKADTTAATVGYYVHQNMLAKATLQGVYQRH from the coding sequence ATGAAATCACCTTTATTCAAATTACTTGTTGCTACGCTGTTCATTACTTTTTCCGGCAAACTCTTTGCCACAGGAATGACACTAACCAGCGCAGAAGTCAAACCTGCCGCTACAATCAGTACCAAACAAGTCTTTAACAGCTTCGGTTGTACAGGAAAGAACATTTCACCCAGTTTGAAATGGTCTGGGGAACCAAAAGGGACGGAAAGTTTTGCCTTGATGGTTTATGATCCTGACGCGCCTACAGGCAGTGGCTGGTGGCATTGGGTGGTGTTTAACATTCCAAAGACTGTGCACCAACTCCCGTTAAATGCAGGTAACCCTGCAATGCATCTTATGCCAAAAGGCGTAATTCAAAGCCGAACAGATTTTGGTTCAACAGGATATGGCGGGCCCTGCCCACCGAAAGGTGACAAACCTCACCGCTATCAATTCACGGTCTATGCATTGAAAGTGAAAAGCCTGCCTTTAAAGGCTGACACCACTGCGGCAACGGTTGGGTATTATGTGCATCAAAACATGTTGGCGAAAGCCACATTACAAGGGGTGTATCAAAGACATTAA
- a CDS encoding bifunctional diguanylate cyclase/phosphodiesterase, with protein sequence MELIELNGGDQDEMEVRMIWSHMYFSLERQQVQKLRWMASLFLCFLCWFPLSSSAKAALPDFKDVFEQQNVVMLIIDPQSGQIIDANPAAMQFYGYNKSELLSMHIQQINQLSKEQVAVERQLAETQGRNYFIFRHKLANGNIRTVEVHSEPYKINGKNYLLSMINDISSVRTKNKDLWTYQTLLEKMVDKQKLQIAAEKQRLVHYLLAAVVLQMLVIGYLLYDIRRCQQLQKELNTVAGTLGRIMNAATEVAIIATDTRGYITSFNAGAEKLLGYGAEEMIGKQTPHAFHIEDEVKRKRKQIEKEIGALESDMQVFTWQSEKDGGVEGEWTYLRKDGKRVPVNLVVTPIYADDDKTIIGYLGISRDISKLKESQHALLQAQNQLRATLDAIPDMLFEVNNDGHMTNYHTAVTNKLYLPPSEFLGKCYQDVLPSNVVEVCDAAFDEAREKGRSRGKQYEMFTPSGKCHFELSVSCKLNAHQECSFVVLVRDITERFNAQQHLRLIGNVFNHAREGITITDIDGNIVDVNKGFTDITGYQREEVLGKNPRMLKSNLQSADFYKEMWKDISEKGFWTGEMWNRHKSGEVYAEVITVSAIYDDKGHVQNYMGIFTDVTSIKENQKRLEHIAHYDVLTQLPNRVLLADRLQQSIIHADRNDKSLAVLFVDLDGFKEVNDLYGHDVGDQLLVKVSERMQASLRAEDTLARLGGDEFVAVLVDLESPQFCEPVLERMLMSVSEPILIGAHLVKVSASIGVALYPNDLSDADLLIRHADQAMYQAKQEGKNRFRFFDVDQDAIVKSQTALLSEIRNAILENQFVLYYQPKADLEAAEVCGAEALIRWEHPVRGLLYPDEFLPVIHDHPLSVDLDEWVMRTAIEQWDSWHQQGLNIPISINISARSLLEKDFKDRIQHCLGRFPAINSSALSFEVLETTALEDVHHVGDLMRFCHKLGLEFALDDFGTGYSSLTYLRHLPARMIKIDQSFVRDMLEDRDDMAIVDGILKLTQAFGRDVIAEGVETLEHCQRLYAMGCPKVQGYVIARPIKSEDFPNWVKVVSRSAIQHLSDVVKDPSPSDKP encoded by the coding sequence ATGGAACTTATAGAACTCAACGGTGGAGATCAGGATGAAATGGAGGTCAGAATGATCTGGAGTCACATGTATTTCAGTTTAGAACGACAGCAAGTCCAAAAATTACGCTGGATGGCATCTTTATTCCTTTGTTTTCTTTGTTGGTTTCCGCTTTCCTCTTCTGCCAAGGCAGCATTGCCTGACTTCAAGGATGTATTTGAGCAGCAGAATGTTGTGATGCTCATCATTGACCCTCAATCCGGCCAAATCATAGATGCCAACCCTGCAGCAATGCAGTTCTACGGTTATAACAAATCAGAATTGTTGAGTATGCATATTCAACAAATCAATCAGCTTTCCAAAGAACAGGTCGCGGTTGAAAGACAGTTGGCTGAGACGCAAGGCCGTAATTATTTTATCTTCCGCCATAAGCTTGCAAATGGCAATATCCGTACGGTTGAAGTCCATTCCGAACCTTATAAGATCAATGGCAAAAATTATTTGCTATCCATGATTAACGACATTTCGAGTGTTCGCACTAAAAACAAAGACCTTTGGACGTACCAGACCTTATTGGAAAAGATGGTCGACAAGCAAAAGCTCCAGATTGCGGCGGAAAAACAACGTCTGGTGCATTATTTGTTGGCAGCGGTTGTTCTGCAGATGTTGGTGATTGGTTATCTGTTGTATGACATTCGCCGCTGTCAACAACTACAGAAAGAATTGAATACGGTTGCTGGAACGCTAGGGCGTATTATGAATGCCGCGACGGAGGTAGCGATAATTGCAACTGATACCAGAGGTTATATCACTTCGTTTAATGCGGGTGCCGAGAAACTCCTAGGGTATGGCGCCGAAGAGATGATCGGCAAACAGACGCCTCATGCGTTTCATATAGAAGATGAAGTCAAGCGCAAGAGAAAACAAATCGAAAAAGAAATTGGTGCACTTGAGTCCGATATGCAGGTTTTTACATGGCAGTCTGAAAAAGATGGGGGGGTAGAGGGCGAATGGACATATCTCCGAAAAGACGGGAAGCGAGTTCCTGTGAATTTGGTGGTGACACCCATTTATGCAGACGATGATAAGACCATTATTGGGTATTTGGGGATCTCTAGAGACATCAGTAAACTCAAGGAGTCTCAGCATGCATTGCTCCAGGCACAAAATCAACTGCGTGCAACCCTCGATGCCATTCCAGATATGTTATTTGAGGTCAATAATGATGGGCATATGACCAATTATCATACCGCCGTGACCAATAAGCTTTATTTGCCACCATCGGAATTTTTAGGGAAATGTTATCAGGATGTGTTGCCATCGAATGTTGTTGAGGTTTGTGATGCCGCCTTTGATGAAGCTAGAGAGAAAGGGCGCTCTCGTGGAAAGCAGTATGAAATGTTTACACCAAGTGGAAAGTGTCACTTTGAATTGTCGGTTTCCTGTAAGTTGAATGCACATCAAGAATGTAGCTTTGTTGTCTTAGTGCGTGATATTACTGAACGATTTAATGCTCAACAGCACTTAAGACTGATTGGTAATGTCTTCAACCACGCACGAGAGGGAATTACCATTACTGATATTGATGGCAATATCGTTGATGTGAACAAAGGCTTTACCGATATCACCGGCTATCAGCGCGAAGAAGTGTTGGGCAAAAACCCTCGCATGCTGAAATCGAATTTGCAAAGTGCGGATTTCTACAAAGAGATGTGGAAAGATATTTCAGAAAAAGGTTTCTGGACTGGAGAGATGTGGAACCGTCATAAAAGTGGCGAGGTTTATGCAGAAGTCATTACTGTCAGTGCCATTTATGACGATAAAGGACATGTGCAGAACTACATGGGGATATTTACCGATGTCACTTCCATCAAAGAAAACCAGAAACGCCTTGAGCACATTGCTCATTATGATGTTTTGACGCAGTTACCTAACCGGGTTTTGCTAGCAGACCGCTTACAACAATCGATTATTCATGCGGATCGAAATGACAAGTCCCTAGCGGTGTTGTTTGTTGACTTGGACGGGTTTAAAGAGGTCAATGACTTGTATGGACATGATGTCGGGGATCAATTGTTGGTGAAAGTGTCCGAGCGTATGCAAGCTTCATTGCGAGCCGAAGATACGCTTGCGCGTTTGGGGGGGGATGAATTTGTGGCGGTGTTGGTAGATTTGGAATCGCCACAGTTCTGCGAGCCAGTTCTTGAGCGCATGTTAATGTCGGTTTCAGAGCCGATCTTAATCGGGGCACACTTGGTTAAGGTCTCCGCCAGCATTGGCGTGGCACTCTACCCGAATGACTTGTCGGATGCGGACTTGTTGATTCGTCATGCTGACCAAGCGATGTATCAAGCCAAGCAAGAAGGGAAAAACCGTTTCCGCTTCTTTGATGTTGACCAAGATGCTATCGTGAAATCGCAAACTGCATTACTTTCGGAAATCCGTAATGCCATTCTTGAGAATCAATTTGTGCTTTACTACCAGCCTAAAGCGGATTTGGAAGCCGCCGAAGTGTGTGGTGCGGAAGCTTTGATTCGATGGGAACATCCTGTACGTGGTTTGTTGTATCCGGACGAGTTTTTGCCCGTTATTCATGACCATCCTTTAAGTGTTGATTTGGATGAGTGGGTGATGAGAACAGCCATTGAGCAGTGGGATTCTTGGCATCAGCAAGGTTTGAATATCCCCATCAGTATTAATATCAGTGCTCGTTCATTGTTGGAAAAAGATTTTAAAGACCGTATCCAGCATTGTCTCGGTCGTTTTCCAGCAATCAATAGCAGTGCATTGTCATTTGAGGTGTTGGAGACCACGGCTTTAGAAGATGTTCATCATGTCGGTGATTTGATGCGTTTCTGTCATAAACTGGGGCTTGAATTTGCGCTGGATGACTTTGGAACAGGATACTCATCATTGACCTACCTAAGGCATTTGCCGGCACGCATGATTAAGATTGACCAGAGCTTTGTGCGAGATATGCTGGAAGATCGAGATGATATGGCGATTGTAGACGGTATCTTGAAGCTGACACAGGCTTTTGGTCGAGATGTGATTGCAGAGGGCGTTGAAACCCTTGAACATTGCCAGAGGTTATACGCGATGGGATGCCCTAAAGTACAAGGTTATGTGATTGCGAGACCCATCAAATCCGAAGACTTCCCTAACTGGGTTAAAGTTGTTTCTCGTAGCGCGATTCAGCATCTTTCCGATGTGGTAAAAGACCCTTCGCCTTCAGATAAGCCGTGA
- a CDS encoding efflux RND transporter periplasmic adaptor subunit, which yields MKKRILILVVLLIIAGGIYWFASNSNSSEQNGHIKLYGNVDIRQVNLAFQVTGQIEKIDVQEGASVTTGQKLACVDKTRYEAQLDLAQEQVNSLEAQLDKMLAGNRPEDIAQAKNRYLAAKAEAEQAAKSYRRLKTLLPKKLASQDDVDIASSKADATRHNEMAAENAWVVAKLGARKEDIAQVRAQIAQAEAQVTLAQKNLTDSNLISPVDGIIRDRILEPGDIAQPQQTVMTLALQNPKWIRAYVSENQLGKVKIGLPATITTDSYPNKVYHGWVGYLSPVAEFTPKTVQTEDLRTQLVYQVRIYTCDTSGELRLGMPATVTIDPRDKPLKEPTCSANSVESSDEMNDFESK from the coding sequence ATGAAAAAACGGATTCTCATTCTGGTCGTGTTGTTAATAATAGCGGGTGGCATTTATTGGTTTGCATCGAATTCAAATTCTTCCGAGCAAAATGGACATATCAAACTCTATGGTAATGTCGATATTCGTCAGGTAAATCTGGCGTTCCAGGTTACTGGGCAAATTGAGAAGATAGACGTGCAAGAAGGTGCTTCAGTCACAACAGGGCAGAAGCTTGCTTGTGTCGATAAAACACGTTATGAAGCGCAGTTGGACTTGGCGCAAGAGCAAGTGAATAGTCTTGAAGCACAACTGGATAAAATGCTTGCCGGAAACCGCCCTGAGGACATTGCACAAGCGAAAAACCGTTACCTGGCAGCAAAAGCAGAAGCTGAGCAAGCGGCTAAAAGTTACCGACGCTTGAAAACCCTATTGCCAAAAAAACTGGCTTCTCAAGATGATGTTGATATTGCCTCGTCAAAAGCCGATGCCACTCGCCATAATGAAATGGCTGCGGAAAATGCTTGGGTAGTTGCTAAGTTGGGCGCACGTAAAGAAGATATTGCCCAAGTCAGAGCACAGATTGCCCAAGCAGAGGCGCAAGTGACGTTGGCACAAAAGAACCTGACGGATTCAAATCTGATTTCGCCGGTAGATGGCATCATTCGCGATCGTATTCTTGAACCTGGAGACATTGCTCAGCCTCAACAAACCGTCATGACTCTCGCGTTACAAAATCCGAAATGGATTCGCGCCTATGTTTCAGAGAACCAATTGGGCAAAGTCAAAATCGGTTTACCTGCCACTATTACAACTGACAGTTACCCAAACAAGGTGTATCACGGTTGGGTGGGTTACCTTTCTCCTGTTGCAGAGTTCACGCCAAAAACCGTGCAAACGGAAGACCTGAGAACACAATTGGTTTATCAAGTCAGAATCTATACCTGTGATACGTCGGGAGAGCTACGTTTAGGCATGCCGGCAACCGTCACTATTGACCCACGTGATAAGCCGCTTAAGGAGCCAACCTGTTCTGCCAATTCGGTAGAGTCGTCAGACGAGATGAACGATTTCGAATCGAAGTAG
- a CDS encoding ATP-binding cassette domain-containing protein, with the protein MSNLTTPLVVQSLNKCFVLPNRTIEALSDVSFELKPGQVTGLIGADGAGKTTLMRLIAGLLQYEEGEISVLGLDVATQSLAVQSMIGYMPQQFGLYQDLTVRENLSLYADLQGVPEHTRAERFEFLLSMMGMNAFYDRLAGNLSGGMKQKLGLACTLVKAPQLLLLDEPTVGVDPVSRRELWQIVYQLVEKEGMSVLLSTAYLDEAERCHDIKLLHEGKLLAEGPPQKFSEAMLQRTFLVSHPQLSKRDLKKQLDTLSMVKDALIFGDSLRVLTQESIDSTDLLSKALEKSSGMTGYQIEPVAPRFEDAFVDRLASQEGDVAGGESSQSAFSSTEHASSQDTEEQATQGPAIQVKELVCKFGDFVAVDHLSFSVERGEIFGLLGANGAGKTTTFRMLCGLLPATSGHLEVVGLNLRHARAQARAKLGYMSQKFSLYGVMTVEQNLAFYSQVYGLKGKQRQRRINWAVETFDLQEILTQNSHDLPLGFKQRLAMACALMHEPDILFLDEPTSGVDPLGRRDFWDKINALADQGVTIMVTTHFMEEAEYCDRMAIMASGRILSLGTPGEIKGQEGVSDMEEAFVRIVQGDKATESVSDEEVAS; encoded by the coding sequence ATGTCCAATCTCACTACGCCTTTAGTTGTCCAGTCGCTCAATAAGTGCTTTGTCCTGCCCAATCGAACGATTGAAGCACTTTCCGATGTCAGCTTCGAATTAAAGCCTGGTCAGGTGACCGGGTTGATCGGGGCAGACGGTGCAGGTAAAACAACGCTTATGCGCTTGATTGCCGGACTCCTTCAGTATGAAGAAGGGGAAATAAGCGTTTTAGGCCTTGATGTCGCAACCCAGTCTTTAGCCGTACAGTCGATGATTGGCTATATGCCACAACAGTTCGGGCTGTATCAGGATTTAACCGTTCGAGAAAATCTTTCTCTTTATGCAGACTTACAAGGTGTGCCAGAACACACTCGTGCGGAGCGCTTTGAGTTTCTGCTCAGTATGATGGGAATGAATGCCTTTTATGATCGTCTGGCAGGGAACCTGTCGGGCGGGATGAAGCAAAAGCTTGGCCTGGCCTGTACGCTGGTCAAAGCGCCGCAATTATTGCTGTTGGACGAACCTACCGTGGGGGTCGACCCGGTTTCCAGAAGAGAATTGTGGCAAATTGTCTATCAGCTAGTGGAAAAAGAAGGCATGAGCGTTTTGTTGAGTACCGCATATCTAGATGAAGCGGAACGCTGTCATGACATCAAACTCTTGCACGAAGGGAAGCTTTTGGCGGAGGGGCCGCCTCAGAAGTTTTCCGAAGCGATGCTGCAAAGAACCTTTTTGGTGTCTCATCCCCAGTTGTCAAAACGAGATTTGAAAAAACAACTCGACACCCTATCAATGGTGAAAGACGCGCTTATTTTTGGCGACTCTCTTAGAGTGCTTACTCAAGAAAGCATTGACTCCACTGATCTGTTGTCTAAAGCATTGGAAAAAAGTAGTGGCATGACCGGCTATCAAATCGAACCGGTGGCGCCGCGATTTGAAGACGCGTTTGTGGATCGTTTGGCGTCACAAGAGGGCGATGTTGCTGGAGGTGAGAGCAGTCAGTCCGCGTTTTCCTCGACCGAGCATGCATCTTCGCAAGACACGGAAGAACAGGCAACCCAAGGGCCTGCAATTCAAGTCAAAGAGTTGGTTTGTAAGTTTGGAGACTTTGTTGCCGTTGATCATCTGAGCTTTAGCGTGGAACGTGGTGAAATTTTTGGCTTACTGGGAGCGAATGGTGCGGGTAAAACCACCACATTCAGAATGTTGTGCGGTTTGTTACCAGCGACCAGCGGGCATCTTGAAGTGGTTGGCTTGAACCTCCGACATGCTCGCGCACAAGCGCGAGCCAAGTTGGGGTATATGTCGCAGAAATTTTCATTGTATGGCGTGATGACGGTCGAACAGAATTTGGCCTTTTACAGTCAGGTGTATGGTCTTAAAGGTAAGCAAAGGCAACGGCGTATTAACTGGGCGGTGGAAACTTTTGACTTGCAGGAGATTCTTACTCAAAACAGCCATGATTTACCGCTAGGTTTTAAGCAGCGTTTGGCGATGGCCTGCGCTCTAATGCATGAACCGGATATTCTGTTTTTGGATGAGCCGACTTCCGGGGTTGACCCACTAGGACGACGCGACTTTTGGGATAAGATCAACGCACTTGCCGATCAAGGTGTCACGATTATGGTCACGACACACTTTATGGAAGAAGCAGAGTATTGTGACCGTATGGCAATCATGGCGAGTGGACGAATTTTATCGCTCGGCACCCCAGGAGAAATCAAAGGTCAGGAAGGTGTTTCTGATATGGAAGAAGCCTTTGTACGTATTGTGCAAGGTGACAAGGCGACCGAATCCGTCAGTGACGAAGAGGTGGCTTCATGA
- a CDS encoding ABC transporter permease, whose product MLNWLSMISWSRIFALMVKELRVLFRDKRTRFVVIGPPLIQLLVFGYAATFELKQAPIAILNQDRGILSQEIIGRLEGSDSFEVVAYLHDQQKINQLINEKKALVVVSFPADFSSRLLKEGTTDLQVIVDGRNSNTALLAQNDVAGVVQTFNQLWAEQHNLKQPPITLVPRNWFNENLENNWFFVPGIVALIVLIVSLLITALSVAREREEGTFDQLLVTPCLPIEILIGKSLPGMMVAVLESNVIILIAIFWFDVPFRGDYWLLQLAMVFFVISAIGVGLMISSLSTTQQQALLGAFMFMVPAVILSGFATPIENMPEVIQWLTYLDPMRYFLVIVRGIFLQDVGMDVVWSQIWPMAIIAVVTLSLAGWLFRHRTA is encoded by the coding sequence ATGTTGAATTGGTTGAGCATGATTTCCTGGTCACGCATCTTTGCCTTGATGGTGAAAGAACTACGTGTATTGTTCCGGGATAAGCGTACTCGCTTTGTGGTGATTGGGCCGCCATTGATACAGTTGTTGGTGTTCGGGTATGCCGCAACCTTTGAGTTGAAGCAAGCACCGATAGCCATTTTGAATCAGGATAGAGGAATTCTCTCGCAAGAAATTATTGGCAGGCTTGAGGGATCGGACAGCTTTGAGGTGGTAGCCTATTTGCACGATCAGCAAAAGATTAACCAGCTCATCAATGAAAAAAAGGCATTGGTGGTCGTAAGTTTTCCGGCGGATTTTTCCAGCAGACTTCTTAAGGAAGGTACGACGGACTTGCAGGTGATTGTCGATGGGCGTAATTCGAATACTGCTTTGCTGGCGCAAAATGATGTTGCCGGTGTCGTGCAGACATTTAACCAGTTATGGGCTGAACAGCATAATTTAAAGCAACCGCCCATCACGCTGGTGCCGCGAAATTGGTTTAATGAAAACCTGGAGAATAACTGGTTCTTCGTCCCCGGAATCGTGGCATTGATTGTATTGATTGTGTCCTTGTTGATTACCGCGTTATCAGTAGCAAGGGAGAGGGAAGAAGGAACGTTTGACCAGTTGTTGGTCACGCCGTGTTTGCCGATAGAAATCCTGATAGGAAAGTCGTTGCCTGGCATGATGGTCGCGGTACTGGAAAGCAATGTGATTATCCTCATTGCGATTTTTTGGTTTGATGTACCTTTCCGCGGAGACTACTGGCTGCTTCAGTTGGCAATGGTGTTCTTCGTTATTTCCGCCATTGGGGTCGGTTTGATGATTTCATCTTTGTCAACCACGCAGCAACAGGCATTGCTAGGAGCGTTTATGTTCATGGTGCCGGCGGTCATTCTCTCCGGCTTTGCAACGCCGATTGAGAATATGCCGGAAGTCATTCAATGGCTGACCTACCTTGACCCCATGCGCTACTTTCTGGTTATCGTTCGTGGGATTTTCCTGCAGGATGTCGGAATGGATGTGGTATGGTCGCAAATCTGGCCGATGGCGATTATCGCAGTGGTCACGCTTTCGCTTGCAGGGTGGTTGTTCCGGCATAGAACGGCGTGA
- a CDS encoding MBL fold metallo-hydrolase — protein MPRRHFLKQVIIWLSSLSALLSFRNATATQATSSSQPKTLKNTSLRTLKSDYPGNPIKDGLFLNPYTVNDPAANHGFGDILKWRLSDKPYKAQKEQEKSLPGLDVIHSNTLPATDQDYILWLGHASFLIQIGGKRLLTDPCLTAPPMFTRHTELPLPINNIQPDYLLISHGHYDHLDSDTLKHCSHSKALIPLKMTPLVQEMNPTIECQEAGWYQQYQLADDFEVIYLPANHWYRRTPFDKNEILWGSFLIKTPSKMLYFGGDTGYAEHFKEIKQLFGKVDITFLPIGAYEPRWFMKSSHMNPQEALQAYREMGAGVLVPMHYGTFDLTDEPLSLPPKVLKENTTTETVKYLTIGESWFI, from the coding sequence ATGCCCCGAAGACATTTTCTAAAACAAGTCATCATCTGGCTTTCGTCATTAAGCGCACTACTATCTTTCAGGAATGCCACCGCCACGCAAGCGACGAGCTCTAGCCAACCCAAGACGTTGAAAAATACTTCATTGAGAACCCTTAAATCCGACTATCCAGGCAACCCGATAAAAGACGGACTCTTTCTCAACCCTTATACTGTGAATGACCCTGCAGCAAACCATGGCTTTGGCGATATTCTAAAATGGCGACTTTCAGACAAGCCATACAAAGCACAGAAAGAGCAGGAGAAATCGCTACCCGGTCTTGACGTAATTCACTCAAACACACTGCCCGCAACAGATCAGGATTATATTCTCTGGCTAGGACATGCCAGTTTTCTGATTCAAATAGGTGGCAAACGACTGCTAACCGACCCTTGCCTCACAGCTCCGCCGATGTTTACGCGTCATACCGAATTACCACTCCCCATTAACAACATTCAACCCGATTATCTACTAATCAGCCATGGACACTACGACCATCTGGATAGCGACACCCTAAAACATTGCAGCCACAGCAAGGCCTTGATTCCGCTTAAGATGACGCCTTTAGTACAGGAAATGAATCCAACCATTGAATGTCAGGAAGCTGGTTGGTATCAGCAATATCAACTTGCTGACGATTTTGAAGTCATTTATCTGCCCGCCAACCATTGGTATCGCCGAACGCCTTTTGATAAAAATGAAATTCTTTGGGGTAGCTTTCTGATTAAGACGCCGAGCAAAATGCTCTATTTTGGGGGAGATACGGGTTATGCCGAGCACTTCAAAGAAATCAAACAACTCTTCGGCAAAGTGGACATCACTTTTCTACCGATAGGTGCTTATGAACCGAGGTGGTTTATGAAGTCTAGCCACATGAACCCTCAAGAAGCGTTGCAAGCCTACAGAGAAATGGGCGCTGGCGTTTTGGTACCCATGCACTATGGGACTTTTGATTTGACGGACGAACCCTTGAGCTTGCCGCCGAAGGTGCTGAAAGAAAACACTACGACCGAAACCGTGAAATATCTCACTATCGGTGAAAGCTGGTTCATCTAG